A single Desulfovibrio piger DNA region contains:
- the dsrO gene encoding sulfate reduction electron transfer complex DsrMKJOP subunit DsrO, with translation MNKSRRSFLKVAGLSVFALSSGLATMAGSAQAGARIGSYEPNAKALKAKRWAMVIDTRAFKSAREYAPIIEACHKAHNVPTMEGHQDIKWMWLEKFDHAFPDDLNEHLTSRVKDASYPLLCNHCTNPPCVRVCPTQATYQMEDGIIAMDYHRCIGCRFCMAGCPFGARSFNFVDPRKYLSDPVPNPAYPTRMIGVVEKCTFCAERLAVGQMPACVEAAGGRILFGDLNDPKSDVCKALASNYSIRRKPNLGTQPGVYYLI, from the coding sequence ATGAACAAAAGCAGAAGATCCTTTCTGAAGGTGGCGGGCCTTTCGGTCTTTGCCCTGAGCAGCGGCCTGGCGACCATGGCCGGTTCTGCCCAGGCCGGTGCGCGCATCGGCTCCTATGAACCCAACGCCAAGGCCCTCAAGGCCAAGCGCTGGGCCATGGTCATCGACACCCGCGCCTTCAAGAGCGCCAGGGAATACGCCCCCATCATCGAAGCCTGCCACAAGGCCCACAACGTGCCCACCATGGAAGGCCATCAGGACATCAAGTGGATGTGGCTCGAAAAGTTCGACCACGCCTTCCCCGACGACCTGAACGAACACCTGACCTCCCGTGTGAAGGATGCCAGCTATCCCCTGCTGTGCAACCACTGCACCAACCCGCCGTGCGTGCGCGTGTGCCCCACCCAGGCCACCTACCAGATGGAAGACGGCATCATCGCCATGGACTACCATCGCTGCATCGGCTGCCGTTTCTGCATGGCCGGCTGTCCCTTCGGCGCCCGCTCCTTCAACTTCGTGGATCCCCGCAAGTACCTGAGCGATCCCGTGCCGAACCCCGCCTACCCCACCCGCATGATCGGTGTGGTGGAAAAATGCACCTTCTGCGCCGAGCGCCTGGCCGTGGGCCAGATGCCCGCCTGCGTGGAAGCTGCCGGCGGCCGCATCCTCTTCGGCGATCTCAACGATCCCAAGTCCGATGTGTGCAAGGCCCTCGCCTCCAACTACAGCATTCGCCGCAAGCCCAATCTGGGCACCCAGCCCGGCGTTTACTACCTCATCTAG
- a CDS encoding HD domain-containing protein, producing the protein MEKALKDAITICKTLLRNGYDAHVINAPVQEHLLKHSKQLAVDIACEPDLETLLKLFPEARVEPDQRAIAQMEKDGVLFRFYALEVEDASHPELSLLRITPTMASMMDPQERLQLRMTGFGSPAPTGDVYDGFMDVKGGLIQLTGLPDETLRHNYLLAIRALRFAANFDIPIEPNTWLAIVRSSTRVLDYVPAADIMDEWRKVAAESMYRFVKLMFDAHILQGLIPEVAALACIRQRRNDDEDTEETVFDHTLECMRHYPEEGFHYDWLGTMAMLFHDVGKLFTGEYFDGQWTFYQHHRVGAKVTRKILRRLHFSPEDIDLLCHLVRYHMRFHFMLTDRGIRRFKALDEYPRLIAMSRADIQARDGSYTYFNHNMKYLERAETPEQMLEPLLNGNEIMSETRLAPGPLVGVIRDALLQAQIAGEVTDRASALHFVCEYARKSVG; encoded by the coding sequence ATGGAAAAAGCGCTGAAAGACGCCATCACCATCTGCAAAACCCTGCTGCGCAACGGCTATGACGCCCATGTCATCAATGCGCCCGTGCAGGAACATCTTTTGAAGCACAGCAAACAGCTGGCTGTGGACATCGCCTGTGAGCCCGACCTCGAGACGCTTCTCAAGCTCTTCCCCGAAGCCCGCGTCGAGCCGGACCAGCGTGCCATCGCCCAGATGGAAAAAGACGGCGTGCTTTTCCGTTTCTATGCCCTGGAAGTGGAGGATGCCAGCCATCCCGAGCTTTCCCTGCTGCGCATCACCCCCACCATGGCCAGCATGATGGATCCCCAGGAGCGCCTGCAGCTGCGCATGACCGGCTTCGGCAGCCCGGCCCCCACCGGCGATGTCTATGACGGCTTCATGGACGTCAAGGGCGGCCTCATCCAGCTCACCGGCCTGCCGGACGAGACCCTGCGCCACAACTACCTGCTGGCCATCCGCGCCCTGCGCTTCGCCGCCAACTTCGACATCCCCATCGAGCCCAACACCTGGCTGGCCATCGTGCGCTCGTCCACCCGCGTGCTGGACTACGTGCCCGCCGCCGACATCATGGACGAATGGCGCAAGGTGGCCGCCGAGTCCATGTACCGCTTCGTGAAGCTCATGTTCGATGCCCACATCCTCCAGGGCCTCATCCCCGAAGTGGCGGCCCTGGCCTGCATCCGCCAGCGCCGCAACGATGACGAGGACACCGAGGAGACGGTCTTCGACCATACCCTGGAGTGCATGCGCCACTACCCCGAGGAAGGCTTCCACTATGACTGGCTGGGCACCATGGCCATGCTCTTCCATGATGTGGGCAAGCTCTTCACCGGCGAATACTTCGACGGCCAGTGGACCTTCTACCAGCACCACCGCGTGGGCGCCAAGGTCACCCGCAAGATCCTGCGCCGCCTGCACTTCAGCCCCGAGGACATCGACCTGCTCTGCCATCTGGTGCGCTACCACATGCGCTTCCACTTCATGCTCACGGACCGCGGCATCCGCCGTTTCAAGGCCCTGGACGAGTACCCGCGCCTCATCGCCATGTCCCGTGCCGACATCCAGGCCCGCGACGGCAGCTACACCTACTTCAACCACAACATGAAGTACCTGGAGCGTGCCGAGACCCCCGAACAGATGCTGGAGCCCCTGCTCAACGGCAACGAGATCATGAGCGAGACCAGGCTGGCCCCCGGCCCGCTGGTGGGCGTCATCCGCGATGCCCTGCTCCAGGCCCAGATCGCGGGCGAAGTCACGGACCGCGCCTCGGCCCTGCACTTCGTGTGCGAGTACGCCCGCAAGTCCGTGGGCTAG
- a CDS encoding 4Fe-4S dicluster domain-containing protein, which translates to MERRGFLKSLAGAGLGLGMLPAWGAAAPAQAAGVEDCLAVVVDVDACTGCGACVRACHERTAARVPQPVSPIPVSRWGRDRKSDWWGRRSVTDRLTPYNWLYLQSCTVQTARGERRIFMPRRCLQCLNPPCVSLCPLGAARQRPTGAVYTETSLCFGDSQCIAVCPWHIPRLQAGVGPYLHLAPGYLGYGQTFKCDFCEDIISDGRPPLCVAACPHGAQHFGPHAEMTALARRMAEERHGDLFGLQENGGTCLIYVSSVPFRDIEASLLRQGLVSAGRPSLRPAGASLERENRLVGTVLAAPLAGAALAGLRLLRDHWRDKDED; encoded by the coding sequence ATGGAACGACGCGGCTTTCTCAAATCACTGGCAGGTGCCGGCCTGGGGCTGGGGATGCTCCCGGCGTGGGGAGCTGCGGCCCCGGCACAGGCGGCCGGTGTGGAGGATTGCCTTGCTGTGGTCGTGGACGTGGATGCCTGTACGGGCTGCGGGGCCTGTGTGCGGGCCTGCCATGAGCGGACGGCCGCCCGGGTGCCCCAGCCGGTGTCGCCCATCCCGGTCTCGCGCTGGGGCCGGGACAGGAAGTCCGACTGGTGGGGGCGGCGCAGCGTCACGGACCGCCTGACCCCCTACAACTGGCTGTACCTGCAATCCTGCACCGTGCAGACGGCCCGGGGCGAGCGCCGGATCTTCATGCCCCGCCGCTGCCTGCAATGCCTCAACCCGCCCTGTGTCAGCCTGTGTCCCCTGGGGGCCGCCCGGCAGCGTCCCACGGGCGCCGTCTATACGGAGACCTCGCTGTGCTTCGGCGACAGCCAGTGCATCGCCGTCTGTCCGTGGCATATCCCGCGCCTCCAGGCCGGGGTGGGGCCGTACCTGCACCTGGCGCCCGGCTATCTGGGCTATGGCCAGACCTTCAAGTGCGATTTTTGCGAAGACATCATCAGCGACGGCCGGCCCCCGCTCTGCGTGGCGGCCTGCCCGCACGGCGCCCAGCATTTCGGCCCCCATGCGGAGATGACGGCCCTGGCCCGCCGCATGGCGGAGGAACGGCACGGCGATCTTTTCGGCCTGCAGGAGAACGGCGGCACCTGCCTGATCTATGTCTCGTCCGTCCCCTTCCGGGATATCGAGGCCTCCCTGCTGCGGCAGGGGCTTGTCTCCGCCGGACGGCCCAGCCTGCGCCCGGCCGGGGCCAGTCTGGAACGCGAGAACAGGCTCGTGGGCACCGTGCTGGCCGCACCGCTGGCCGGGGCCGCCCTGGCCGGCCTGCGTCTGCTGCGCGACCACTGGAGGGACAAGGATGAAGACTGA
- the dsrM gene encoding sulfate reduction electron transfer complex DsrMKJOP subunit DsrM, which translates to MFASLLVVALIGAIAWAGSAVGLSYLFGVVLPYVAVVTFFLGVIWRMVYWAKSPVPFSIPTTGGQEKSLDFIKQEKWDCPNTKFGVVVRMFLEVCFFRSLFRNTAADVREFDPVNKGPRTIYYSSKWLWFFALLFHYCFLLVFIRHFRFFMDPVPGWLTFMESIDGIMQIGSPRFYWTGGLLLVAVLFLLARRLFNQRLRYISLMNDYFPLLLILGIVLSGICMRYFDKTDIAQVKVFIMGLVHFSPVAPDGISPLFFMHLTFVSVLLLYFPFSKLMHMPGVFFSPTRNLPTNTREVRHVNPWNPPKQYFTYAEYEDVYRDAMAEAGLPLEKQPSSKAAE; encoded by the coding sequence ATGTTCGCATCATTGCTGGTGGTGGCGCTCATCGGGGCCATTGCCTGGGCAGGTTCGGCCGTTGGTCTGTCGTACCTGTTCGGCGTGGTTTTGCCCTATGTGGCGGTAGTCACCTTCTTCCTGGGCGTCATCTGGCGCATGGTTTACTGGGCCAAATCGCCCGTGCCTTTCAGCATCCCCACGACCGGGGGTCAGGAAAAGTCGCTGGACTTCATCAAACAGGAAAAGTGGGACTGCCCCAACACCAAGTTCGGTGTGGTGGTCCGCATGTTCCTGGAAGTCTGCTTCTTCCGTTCGCTGTTCCGCAACACCGCGGCCGACGTGCGTGAATTCGACCCTGTGAACAAGGGCCCCCGCACCATCTACTACTCTTCCAAGTGGTTGTGGTTCTTTGCCCTGCTGTTCCATTACTGCTTCCTGCTGGTCTTCATCCGCCACTTCCGTTTCTTTATGGATCCGGTGCCCGGCTGGCTGACCTTCATGGAAAGCATCGACGGCATCATGCAGATCGGCAGCCCGCGCTTCTACTGGACCGGCGGCCTGCTGCTGGTGGCCGTGCTCTTCCTGCTGGCCCGCCGCCTGTTCAACCAGCGCCTGCGCTACATCTCCCTGATGAACGACTACTTCCCCCTGCTCCTCATCCTGGGCATCGTTCTGAGCGGCATCTGCATGCGCTACTTCGACAAGACCGACATCGCCCAGGTCAAGGTCTTCATCATGGGTCTGGTGCACTTCTCGCCCGTGGCCCCCGACGGCATCAGCCCGCTCTTCTTCATGCATCTGACCTTCGTCAGCGTGCTGCTGCTGTACTTCCCCTTCTCCAAGCTCATGCACATGCCCGGCGTGTTCTTCAGCCCCACGCGCAACCTTCCCACCAATACCCGCGAAGTGCGCCATGTGAACCCCTGGAACCCGCCCAAGCAGTACTTCACCTATGCCGAATATGAGGACGTTTACCGCGATGCCATGGCCGAAGCCGGCCTGCCGCTGGAAAAGCAGCCCTCTTCCAAGGCCGCCGAGTAA
- the dsrJ gene encoding sulfate reduction electron transfer complex DsrMKJOP subunit DsrJ codes for MYNAKAVILGILVFAVLFSTPFWANFGGTKDYKRPAIVLPQNEKECVEPVEYMRAEHMYLLNEWRDQALRYENRTYVSSTGKKWTISLQNTCLKCHSNYEEFCDKCHVSNSVDPYCWTCHILPKGNK; via the coding sequence ATGTACAACGCCAAAGCTGTCATTCTCGGGATCCTCGTTTTCGCGGTCCTGTTCTCCACCCCCTTCTGGGCCAACTTCGGCGGCACCAAGGACTACAAGCGTCCCGCCATCGTCCTGCCCCAGAACGAAAAGGAATGCGTGGAACCCGTCGAGTACATGCGCGCCGAGCATATGTACCTGCTCAACGAATGGCGCGATCAGGCCCTGCGCTATGAGAACCGCACCTATGTGTCGTCCACCGGCAAAAAGTGGACCATCAGCCTGCAGAACACCTGCCTGAAGTGCCACAGCAACTACGAAGAGTTCTGCGACAAGTGCCACGTGTCCAACAGCGTCGATCCCTACTGCTGGACCTGCCACATTCTTCCCAAGGGGAACAAGTAA
- the dsrP gene encoding sulfate reduction electron transfer complex DsrMKJOP subunit DsrP, which produces MLEKLLTGPKTYYLWLLFLLAVIAGCGLVYLQQLQEGLSITGMSRDVSWGLYISQFTYLVGVAASAVMLVLPAYFHHYKKFKRMIIFGEFMAISAVVMCALFIVVDLGQPQRMMNVLLHPTPNSVMFYDMIVLIGYLTLNAIIGWVTLEAERHDVEPPKWIKPLIYLSILWAFSIHTVTAFLYAGIPGRHYWLTAIMAARFLSSAFCSGPAILLLLIFIVRRLTGFDPGRDAVKTLTTIITYAMCINVFFYLLEVFTAFYSGIPGHQHPLVFLFAGHEGHVSWVTNWMWAAVVMAAASLIILIPPQWRTGPLLPLALVMLVAASWIDKGLGLLIGGFTPNMFETVTEYAPTGREIIVALGVYAVGALVLSLLWKIALGVKRETGHFGD; this is translated from the coding sequence ATGCTTGAAAAATTGCTTACCGGTCCCAAGACCTACTATCTGTGGCTGCTCTTCCTGCTCGCAGTCATCGCCGGTTGCGGCCTGGTCTACCTGCAGCAGCTGCAGGAAGGCCTCTCCATCACCGGCATGAGCCGCGATGTCTCGTGGGGCCTCTACATCTCGCAGTTCACCTATCTCGTGGGCGTGGCCGCCTCCGCCGTCATGCTGGTGCTGCCCGCCTACTTCCACCACTACAAGAAGTTCAAGCGCATGATCATCTTCGGTGAGTTCATGGCCATCTCGGCCGTGGTCATGTGCGCCCTCTTCATCGTGGTGGACCTGGGCCAGCCCCAGCGCATGATGAACGTGCTGCTGCATCCCACGCCCAATTCGGTCATGTTCTATGACATGATCGTGCTCATCGGCTACCTGACCCTCAACGCCATCATCGGCTGGGTCACCCTGGAAGCCGAACGCCATGACGTGGAGCCGCCCAAGTGGATCAAGCCCCTGATCTACCTCTCGATCCTGTGGGCCTTCTCCATCCACACCGTGACCGCCTTCCTCTATGCCGGCATCCCCGGCCGCCATTACTGGCTCACCGCCATCATGGCCGCCCGCTTCCTGTCCTCGGCGTTCTGCTCCGGTCCCGCCATCCTGCTGCTGCTGATCTTCATCGTGCGCCGCCTCACCGGCTTCGATCCCGGCCGCGACGCCGTCAAGACCCTGACCACCATCATCACCTATGCCATGTGCATCAACGTGTTCTTCTACCTGCTGGAAGTCTTCACCGCGTTCTACAGTGGCATCCCCGGTCATCAGCATCCCCTGGTCTTCCTGTTCGCCGGCCATGAAGGCCACGTTTCCTGGGTGACCAACTGGATGTGGGCCGCTGTGGTCATGGCCGCCGCTTCCCTGATCATCCTGATCCCGCCGCAGTGGCGCACCGGTCCCCTGCTGCCCCTGGCCCTGGTGATGCTGGTGGCCGCCTCCTGGATCGACAAGGGCCTCGGCCTGCTCATCGGCGGTTTCACCCCCAACATGTTCGAGACCGTCACCGAATACGCTCCCACCGGCCGTGAGATCATCGTGGCCCTGGGCGTGTACGCCGTGGGCGCCCTGGTGCTCTCCCTGCTCTGGAAGATCGCCCTGGGCGTGAAGCGCGAGACCGGTCACTTCGGCGACTAG
- a CDS encoding RsbRD N-terminal domain-containing protein, with product MNAQKIFREQRAVIVEGWINAVYSTYPLQTTGFLRTKNDPFTNPVGDMTKEAAGLIYDVIAGEHVTPQKIKHALDRFVRLRAVQQYTPSQGLGVFFLMKPLLREHILPLCQEKEDLAEYLDAESRLDSVTLLAFDLYSAARETLAETRIAEIRNQHAQLVRWAQSVDGSPVSGKG from the coding sequence ATGAACGCACAAAAAATTTTCCGTGAACAGCGCGCCGTCATCGTGGAGGGCTGGATCAACGCGGTCTATTCGACCTATCCCCTGCAAACGACTGGCTTTTTGCGCACCAAGAACGATCCTTTCACCAATCCGGTGGGGGATATGACCAAGGAAGCCGCCGGCCTCATCTATGACGTGATCGCCGGCGAACATGTGACGCCGCAAAAGATCAAGCACGCCCTGGACCGCTTCGTGCGCCTGCGTGCCGTGCAGCAGTACACGCCCAGCCAGGGCCTGGGGGTCTTCTTCCTCATGAAGCCCCTGCTGCGTGAACACATCCTCCCCCTCTGCCAGGAAAAAGAAGACCTGGCGGAATATCTGGACGCGGAATCCCGGCTGGACAGCGTCACGCTGCTGGCCTTCGATTTGTATTCGGCCGCGCGCGAGACCCTGGCGGAAACGCGCATCGCCGAAATACGCAACCAACATGCCCAGCTGGTGCGCTGGGCGCAATCGGTGGATGGCAGCCCGGTTTCGGGCAAAGGCTAA
- the dsrK gene encoding sulfate reduction electron transfer complex DsrMKJOP subunit DsrK, which produces MAKLPTPQELIASRPEFPSEPWLDIKPKFAPGSFCYPAKKETMELLHMPNPHDWDPAAEDWNLPENWEQILCDAFEDRLQKHRSLKLFMDICVRCGACADKCHFFLGTNDPKNMPVLRAELLRSLYRRDYTKLGKILGKRAGARGWDKDVVKELFYYAYQCTECRRCSLFCPYGIDTAEITAIVRELLHEVGLGIHWIMDPVKNCSFTGNHLGIQPHSFVEIVDMLADDCETITGIRPKTPFNEKGHEILFITPSGDVFADPGIYTFMGYLMLFHELDLDYTFSTYASEGGNFGSFTSFNMAKKLNAKMYAEAERLGSKWILGGECGHMWRVINQYMATYNGPAPSCMMDVPTSPITGTKFTNAAATKMVHITEFTADLIKHNKLNLDPSRNDHIITTFHDSCNPARGMGLLEEPRYVLKAVCNNFVEMPENTIREQTFCCGAGSGLNTEEIMELRMRSGMPRGNALRYVQEKYGVNHMACVCAIDRATLPPLADYWAPGVTVSGVHELVANALVMKGECKRTMDLRQEDLPNVTAEAEEE; this is translated from the coding sequence ATGGCTAAATTACCTACGCCACAAGAACTCATCGCCAGCCGTCCCGAGTTCCCCTCGGAACCCTGGCTGGACATCAAGCCCAAGTTCGCGCCGGGCAGCTTCTGCTATCCGGCCAAGAAGGAAACCATGGAGCTGCTGCACATGCCCAATCCCCATGATTGGGATCCGGCGGCCGAAGACTGGAACCTGCCCGAAAACTGGGAACAGATCCTTTGTGACGCCTTCGAGGACCGCCTGCAGAAGCACCGCTCCCTCAAGCTGTTCATGGACATCTGTGTGCGCTGCGGCGCCTGCGCCGACAAGTGCCACTTCTTCCTGGGCACCAACGACCCCAAGAACATGCCCGTGCTGCGTGCCGAGCTGCTGCGCTCCCTGTACCGCCGCGACTACACCAAGCTGGGCAAGATCCTCGGCAAGCGCGCCGGCGCCCGCGGCTGGGACAAGGACGTGGTGAAGGAACTCTTCTACTACGCCTACCAGTGCACCGAATGCCGCCGCTGCTCCCTGTTCTGCCCCTACGGCATCGACACCGCCGAGATCACGGCCATCGTGCGCGAACTGCTGCACGAAGTGGGCCTGGGCATCCACTGGATCATGGACCCGGTGAAAAACTGCTCCTTCACGGGCAACCACCTGGGCATCCAGCCCCACTCCTTCGTGGAGATCGTGGACATGCTGGCCGATGACTGCGAGACCATCACCGGCATCCGCCCCAAGACCCCCTTCAACGAAAAGGGCCACGAGATCCTGTTCATCACGCCTTCCGGCGACGTGTTCGCGGACCCCGGCATCTACACCTTCATGGGCTACCTGATGCTGTTCCACGAGCTGGATCTGGACTACACCTTCTCCACCTATGCCTCTGAAGGCGGCAACTTCGGTTCGTTCACCTCCTTCAACATGGCCAAGAAGCTCAACGCCAAGATGTACGCCGAAGCCGAACGCCTGGGCTCCAAGTGGATCCTGGGGGGCGAATGCGGCCACATGTGGCGCGTCATCAACCAGTACATGGCCACCTACAACGGCCCGGCCCCGTCCTGCATGATGGATGTGCCCACCTCCCCCATCACCGGCACCAAGTTCACCAACGCGGCCGCCACCAAGATGGTGCACATCACCGAGTTCACGGCCGACCTCATCAAGCACAACAAGCTGAACCTGGACCCCAGCCGTAACGACCACATCATCACCACCTTCCACGACTCCTGTAACCCCGCCCGCGGCATGGGTCTGCTGGAAGAGCCCCGTTACGTGCTCAAGGCCGTGTGCAACAACTTCGTGGAAATGCCCGAGAACACCATCCGCGAGCAGACCTTCTGCTGCGGCGCCGGTTCCGGTCTGAACACCGAAGAGATCATGGAACTGCGCATGCGTTCCGGTATGCCTCGCGGCAACGCCCTGCGCTATGTGCAGGAAAAGTACGGCGTCAACCACATGGCCTGCGTCTGCGCCATCGACCGCGCCACCCTGCCGCCCCTGGCCGACTACTGGGCCCCCGGCGTGACCGTGAGCGGCGTGCACGAGCTGGTGGCCAATGCCCTGGTCATGAAGGGCGAATGCAAGCGCACCATGGACCTGCGCCAGGAAGACCTGCCCAATGTGACCGCCGAGGCCGAGGAGGAATAA
- a CDS encoding oligosaccharide flippase family protein, which produces MKLKSLPRQLGYILGAQWTRDLSWTIFTILLARRSPEMLGQIAVALSCGYLVKTVSDVGLNDFLLSTFARREERPRTLLGEVTGLKTCFMLLALVVTWFVTGWLGYSFELRLIVLFIATGFGLDGVTDSFFALCQARGRQDVEMRIRVPSALLGIGYGIVCVVAGAPLIFIALYKLIESVLCTGFAFRALGRNPFVGFGYDNVRDLAVKMKSGFIFTIMAACAMFYNKINVFFLKNYGGDAAVGGYNVAWETVEGLSVLVSSALLGKVIFPLLARYWAQDRAAFRQLAGQTARSLWAASLPLIFLICVESDRFLPTIYGPGYEMAATAQRLLTPCLATAFLHNLAAYAMIGMRKHTLLLFFYLSGLVVNIVCCLTIIEPMPLEGAALSLTATKVWVAILTVGYFQWVARPMSPGQWLLMLAAIAVAVGLWWSLGMVLGLPREVAELAGLLPLLALFWYWRPPPAFEKEQRQEA; this is translated from the coding sequence ATGAAGCTGAAAAGCCTGCCGCGCCAGCTGGGGTACATCCTGGGGGCCCAGTGGACCAGGGACCTTTCCTGGACCATCTTCACCATCCTGCTGGCACGGCGCAGCCCCGAGATGCTGGGGCAGATCGCCGTGGCCCTTTCCTGCGGCTATCTGGTCAAGACCGTCTCGGACGTGGGGCTCAACGACTTTTTGCTGTCCACCTTCGCCCGCCGCGAGGAGCGCCCCCGGACCCTGCTGGGCGAGGTGACGGGCCTCAAGACCTGTTTCATGCTGCTGGCCCTGGTCGTCACCTGGTTCGTGACGGGCTGGCTGGGCTACAGCTTCGAGCTGCGGCTCATCGTCCTGTTCATCGCCACCGGTTTCGGCCTCGACGGGGTGACGGATTCCTTCTTCGCCCTCTGCCAGGCCCGCGGACGGCAGGACGTGGAGATGCGCATCCGCGTGCCTTCGGCACTGCTGGGCATAGGCTACGGCATCGTCTGCGTGGTGGCCGGGGCGCCCCTGATCTTCATCGCCCTCTACAAGCTCATCGAATCCGTCCTCTGCACGGGCTTCGCCTTCCGTGCCCTGGGGCGCAACCCCTTCGTGGGTTTTGGTTACGACAACGTGCGGGACCTGGCCGTGAAGATGAAGAGCGGTTTCATCTTCACCATCATGGCCGCCTGCGCCATGTTCTACAACAAGATCAACGTCTTCTTCCTCAAGAACTACGGCGGCGACGCCGCCGTGGGCGGCTACAACGTGGCCTGGGAGACCGTGGAGGGCCTGTCCGTGCTGGTCTCCAGCGCGCTGCTCGGCAAGGTCATCTTCCCCCTGCTGGCCCGCTACTGGGCGCAGGACAGGGCCGCGTTCCGCCAGCTGGCGGGGCAGACGGCCCGCTCGCTCTGGGCGGCCTCCCTGCCGCTGATCTTCCTGATCTGCGTGGAGAGCGACCGCTTCCTGCCCACCATCTACGGCCCGGGCTACGAGATGGCCGCCACGGCCCAGCGCCTGCTGACGCCCTGCCTGGCCACGGCCTTCCTGCACAACCTGGCCGCCTACGCCATGATCGGCATGAGGAAGCATACCCTGCTGCTCTTCTTCTATCTGAGCGGGCTGGTGGTCAACATCGTTTGCTGCCTGACCATCATCGAGCCCATGCCGCTGGAAGGGGCCGCGCTTTCCCTGACCGCCACCAAGGTCTGGGTGGCCATCCTCACCGTGGGGTATTTCCAGTGGGTGGCCCGCCCCATGAGCCCGGGACAGTGGCTGCTGATGCTGGCCGCCATCGCCGTGGCCGTGGGCCTGTGGTGGTCGCTGGGCATGGTTTTGGGCCTGCCGCGCGAAGTGGCGGAACTGGCCGGGCTGCTGCCCCTGCTGGCACTGTTCTGGTACTGGCGGCCGCCGCCGGCCTTTGAGAAGGAGCAGCGCCAGGAGGCCTGA
- the rlmN gene encoding 23S rRNA (adenine(2503)-C(2))-methyltransferase RlmN, which produces MINLLDYTLPELTDWMQNELGEPKFRAVQVWQWIWQKMARDFDAMTNVSKACRERLAQCAEIRWPEIVTVEQSSDDTTKFLLRLQDGAEVETVLIPSDSREGVRRWTQCLSSQVGCAMACTFCSTGTMGFERNMSMGEILGQILVAREHLGDTRPDWPVLRNLVFMGMGEPLLNLKNVMRALESLNNDKGLNFSPRRITVSTCGIEKGLRELGESGLAYLAVSLHAPTQELRARIMPKAARWPLEDLLQALKSYPLKTRERITFEYLLLGGVNDGLEQARQLARVVSDVKGKLNLIVYNPSEGDPYKAPSPERVLAFEQYLWDRNITAIIRKSKGQDIKAACGQLKAARQNEAGEQA; this is translated from the coding sequence ATGATCAACCTCCTCGACTATACCCTGCCCGAACTCACCGACTGGATGCAGAACGAGCTGGGCGAGCCCAAGTTCCGGGCCGTCCAGGTCTGGCAATGGATCTGGCAGAAGATGGCCCGCGATTTCGACGCCATGACCAATGTCTCCAAAGCCTGCCGGGAACGTCTGGCCCAGTGCGCCGAGATCCGCTGGCCCGAGATCGTCACCGTGGAACAGAGCAGCGACGATACCACCAAGTTCCTGCTCCGTCTCCAGGACGGCGCCGAAGTGGAGACCGTGCTCATCCCCAGCGACTCCCGCGAAGGCGTGCGCCGCTGGACCCAGTGCCTCTCCTCGCAGGTGGGCTGCGCCATGGCCTGCACCTTCTGCAGCACCGGCACCATGGGCTTCGAACGCAACATGAGCATGGGCGAGATCCTGGGCCAGATCCTGGTGGCCCGCGAGCATCTGGGCGATACCCGTCCCGACTGGCCCGTGCTGCGCAACCTGGTCTTCATGGGCATGGGCGAGCCCCTGCTCAACCTCAAGAACGTCATGCGCGCCCTGGAGAGCCTCAACAACGACAAGGGCCTGAACTTCTCGCCCCGCCGCATCACGGTCTCCACCTGCGGCATCGAGAAGGGCCTGCGCGAACTGGGCGAAAGCGGCCTGGCCTATCTGGCCGTGTCCCTGCACGCCCCCACCCAGGAGCTGCGCGCCCGCATCATGCCCAAGGCCGCCCGCTGGCCCCTCGAAGACCTGCTCCAGGCCCTCAAGTCCTATCCGCTCAAGACCCGCGAGCGCATCACCTTCGAATACCTGCTGCTGGGCGGCGTCAACGACGGCCTGGAACAGGCCCGGCAGCTGGCCCGTGTGGTCAGCGACGTCAAGGGCAAACTCAACCTCATCGTCTACAACCCCTCCGAAGGCGATCCCTACAAGGCCCCCTCGCCGGAACGTGTGCTGGCCTTCGAGCAGTACCTCTGGGACCGCAACATCACGGCCATCATCCGCAAGAGCAAGGGACAGGACATCAAGGCCGCCTGTGGCCAGCTCAAGGCCGCCCGCCAGAACGAGGCCGGGGAACAGGCTTAG